The Flammeovirga agarivorans genomic sequence TAGGATTAGGTAATGGAAATGTTGACTGGAATCAGGCAGTAAAACCAGGGCCTTTAGAAATAGGGTTTGATTACTCTTTTCTACTTCCTTCAACAGGCGATAGAGTTCCTTCGGTTTACTTGGAAAACCATCATGTGGTTAACTTGGATAAAAATGATCCAATTACGGTAAGTTACAAGAAGAATATCTCAGACCGACCCACTGGAAATGATCACCCAGAGTTATTACGACAAGGGGCTGATCAACAACATGGAAATACTATCATCAATGGTATTTCTCGCATTGGTTATATGAAAGGTGGAGAAAGAGCTTTATGGACGGATGAAGACTTCCCTGAGATGTTAGCAGGTAAAGCCTCGGATTTTATCACAAAACATAAAGATGAACCTTTCTTCCTCTATTTTGCATTTCATGATATCCATGTACCAAGATTACCTTCAGATCGATTTAAAGGTAAATCTGAAATGGGTTTTAGAGGTGATGTCATATTACAAATGGACTATACCACTGGACTTGTCATGAAAACCTTAAAAGATTTGGGTATCGATAAAAATACATTAGTGATCTTCACATCTGATAATGGCGCTGTTTTAACCGATGGTTACGATGACCAAGCGATCGAACTCCTAGGAGATCATCAACCTAACGGTCCATTTAGTGGCGGTAAATACTCTTCTTATGAGGGCGGAACGAGAGTGCCAATGATTGCTTACTGGCCAAATAAAATTGAAGCTGGACAAGTAAATAATGCCACTTTTTCTCATATAGATTTTTATGCTTCTTTTGCCGATTTATTGGGTGTAGAGTTACCAAAAAATGTTGCCGTGGATTCAAAGAACATGTTACGACCACTTTTGGGTGAAACAGATAAAGGCAGAGATTTTATGGTGGAAGAAGGTTTCAGTTTAGCTATTCGTAACGGTCAATGGAAATATATACAACCCATTCCTAAGGATAGAAGAATTCCAAATTTTATGGAGAAGACTAAAAAAATAGAAGGAGGATTATCTAGAAAACCTCAGCTTTTCAATTTAGATAACGATTTGCAGGAGAGAATAAATATAGCTTCTCAACATCCTGAAATTGTTGAATTATTACAACATAAATTGGATTCTATTACTTCTTCATCAACTACTTTATCAAAATAACTTTAAGGATACAAAAAGTTGGTAGGCGTTATCGTTTACCAACTTTTTTATTAATTATTGTCGACTTAAATAAGCCATCTTGTTATCCTTAAACCTATAAATACCATTTAATGAGCCTATCAGAAGATTTCCATTTTTATCTTGATTGATAGTAAAACACATCACTTTTAAATCAAAAACCTCTCTTGGTTGGTAGTTATTTAATAATCTGGAATTCTTAGAAAGATAACTTAGTTTTCCACTTGATGTAACTGTCCATATACTTCCTTCATTGTCTTCATAAATACAATTGATAAAGTCATTCGCTACCTTTTCAATACTATTATTTCTTGATAGAAAGAGTCCATCTTTACCACCAATCCAAATATCTCCCTCCGATGTTTCAATGATACTCCAAACATTTTCTATAGCCTCTCCATTATGCTGGGTAACTTCGATAAATGATTTCCGGTCAGTGTTATATATAGCAGTTTTTCCTCTTGACCCGATCCAAATATCTCCATTTTTATCTTCCAATAAAGTGTTCACATCATCATTAGGAAGTCCATCCTTTGTCGTTAAAGTAGTAATGGTTTGACCCTTAAAAATACTGATTCCATTATTCGTCGCTACCCAAATATCACCATGCTTATCTTCCAATAGATCTATCACTCTATCACCAGACAGTCCATCTTTTTGTTGGTATTGAGAGGTTCCGCCTTTATATATTTTGAACACACCAAAATGAGTGCTTCCTATCCATAAATTATCTCCCTTATCTATTATCGAATCAAAAGCATCAAGGCTATCAATATTGGTAGGGATAGTTATTTCTTTAAATGTTTCCCCATCAAAAATAAGAAGGTCTGAAAAAGCAGTAATTAGTAAATTCCCCTCCTTGTTCTTTCTGATCTTTCTAGTAATTCTTATTGGGGCGAAAGTTGTTTTAATCGTATCAATTTTGTGTCTACTTATGTTAGGTATATGGTTTTGACTTTTCTCTTTGTTTGTACTTTCCTGCATTTTCTTTGAGCAAGACGTCAGAGGAAAGTTTAGGACACAAAATACTATTGGTACATATAACAACTTCACTGGCAAATAAGAATATAATCGATAACAATTAATTTAATGTAGACTGAGCTATATATGCTTTTGGACTTAAGCCCGTTTTCTTTTTGAACAAACGAGAAAAATATTGAGGATATTCAAAACCAAGTTTATAGGCTGTCTCAGAGATACTAATATTTGGAGACAATAATAAGTTTTTCGCTTCCTCAATAATATAAAGGTTTATCTGATCTACGGCTGTTTTTCCAGTTTCCGTCTTAATCGCATCACTCATGTACCTATGACTTACTCCCATCTGTTTTGCCAACCAATGAACTGTTGGTATCCCATTTTCTTCGAACTGATTCGTTTCAAAATATACATTGAGAACAGCTTTAAACTGAGAGAATATATGGTTGTTGTTGTCTTTTCTGTTTAAGAACTGACGTTTGTAGAATCGGTTCGCATATCTTAATAATGTTTCCAACTGAGAAAGTATAATTTCCTTACTAAACTCATCTTGGTTATTTTGATATTCTAATTCAATATTCCTAAATAACGTTTTTAATAATGCTTCTTCCTTCGGTGATAAATGTAAGGCCTCATTGACTTTATATTCAAAGAAAGAGTATTCTTTAATCTGATTATAGAGTGCAGTTCCTCTAATAAAATCTTTGTGAAAAGAGATATGATAAGCTTCAGCACTAAAAACTAGATTCTTAAAAACGAGTGTCTGTTTAGGTGCCGTAAATAATAATGTTCCATTGGTACAATCGTATTTAGTTCGACCGTATACCAACTCACCTGAAATGATATTTTTTAGACTGATATTGTAGAAGTCACAAGTTAAACTCACTTCTACGTCTTCTTTATCTTCACAGCTTTCTTTCTGATTCTGTTCCGTATTAGTATGTGATGCACTAAATAAAGGATTTTCTGGTTCGGGTAATCCTCCATATTCATGCAAATCAGCTATTGTATTAAAATTTAAAGTTTTCATCGGATACAATTTTATAACATTCTATTGGATAGAAGGATCTATATCTGTGGAATTAATTCTAATGTAGAAGCTTCATGCTTTTTTCTACTATACGTTAACCTCATTAACCAATACATGATATTCATTTTCTTAAAATAAGCCTTATTCACCAATTTATTGACTTCTTCTAAATTTTCAGGAACTACACCCTTAATAAGCACCTCTGTATCACCAACCTTCATTGCACCATCAGGATGATCAAGAAACGCATCTCTCCAACTTCTTTTTCCAAATTTATACTGTCGAACAAAGAACCTTCCTTCAGCTTCAACGATCGTAATATCTACAAATCTATGTTCTCCACAACGTATTTGATGTACCCAACTTGAATTTACCTTATTTGCTATATCTTGAATTGTCATTTCTTTATTTTATTGATTTAATAATCTATTAACGAATACAAAGTACGTCAATACACAAAGAAATGGACTTAAACATTTTTGCAGAAGAAGTATACATTTTCGTTTCTGAAAGTATAAAGCGATATAATTCTGTTGGTCATGCTATTTGATTTCTGGAAAAATCAATTCTTCTCTTTCTAATGAGAAATTCATATGATCATACACTTTTCCTTGATTTTTATTAAATACAATGTGCTCACCGAATTGATCATTGCCCAACCAAGAAATAAAATATACACCATTATTTATCTTCGTTACATTGGTTTGGTATTCTTTCGGGTTCTCGCCATTTATACTAACTTTTGTGATATCCCCTGCCACTTGAATAACGACTTCTCCTTTTTCACTCTGATACATTATAGGCTCTTCTGCTAATTCCTTTCTAGCAGTAAAATGTTCTTCTATCAATGGTTTTTTCGTTTCAAAAATGGGTGGTAAATCAAACTTCTTAGTATTCAGGTATAATGTAAAAACCATCTCAATCATTGAAATAGGTTCTCCCTCTGGATATGTACAAGAAGTAGAAGAACCACATTTCACATTACCATGGATCATCTCAAAGTCTGCCGGACTATTTTCATCAGCATTTCCAGAACGAAGATGGGCATACACCTTTTTTGTATTAAAATTTACCACGACATTATCTCCACCGTTCTCACCAAATACCCATGAAAGAAAATAAATCCCTTCTGAAACTTTAGTAATCTTTGGTGTCACTTTTGAAACAATCCCATCAAAATAGCCTCCATAACCTTTCCACTTAATGGAATTATTATAGATGGCCAATCGAAAACTACCAAAATCAACATACTCGTAATCAATAAATTTACCCTCTAAATCTCGATACCCAGTGCCTGTAGTATTCTCTTGTGCGACATGGTCTATAATTTGGTCTTTACTCCAATTTTCTTCAGAATTTCCACAGGATATCAATAAGACAGCGATGAAAATGAAAATAGAATAAGCTTTCATTACGGGTTTATTTTAGGTGAATTAAATAATTTAATAATGTTACTAAGGTTTATCTAAATGAACAAGGTATACAACAATATCTTGTCATTGAAAGGGACACTTAATCCTTCTATTGGTTATCTGATTCTTCCTGTTTTTTTTAAATATTGAATGTCTCTTCTCAACCTTTATATTCCTATTATAGGATCAATAAGATTGACGTTGAATAGAAGTTTCCTTTATCCAATCCATAAGTTTTAGAGGATCAACAATACTCCAAGAATGAGGATGTCTTGAACCATTTTGTCTATAACCTTTATCTGTTGTGATAGAAATAGATACTTTAGTAGCAGGATTATCATTTAAAACATGATAAAATGATTCCAATATATACTGATTTGTTTCGTCTTCATTATTACATCTGTTTTCTTTCCACCATAAAGGATCTTTTTCAGTTATAATATAAATTGGAATATTGGTTACCAAATCATCTAACTTAGAATAGTCCTTACTCTTACTATCATATAAAGAATTAATGGAGTAAACGGTTTTCTCTTCTATCTTACTTTCAAGAATTGAATTAATATAACGCGACTCTTGTACTGATACTTTTGAACAATTACGTTCAATATTTTTTAAGTTAGTAGAGTATAAGTGTTGTAAATCAATTGGTGAGTCGACCACAAATACTCCTTTAAGATTAGAAACTTTATTTTCAACGAAATATTCTCCTAGAGATAAGCTAATAGTACCTCCACTAGAAAAGCCACCTAAATAGATATTTGCATCTTTGAATTGTTTAGAATGTAACTCAAGGATGGTATGCATCAATTCCTCTTTTTCATTTTTTGTTAAAAATAATCGTCGATTAAAGTTAAGATATACTACAGTAAGGTTGCTTGAAGTATGATCTGGTATTGTAAATTCTTGTTTCGTTTTTTCAGCATTCGATCCAAACCCTGGAAAAATAAAAAGTAAGTCATCTGTTTTCTTTGCTTCGGAAATGACATAAGAATATTCCTGGCCAAAAAGCACAAAAGGAAATCCAACAAATAACAGCAATAAGAACTTGAATTTTCTGAGCATTGAAATGATGTAGTAAAAATTATAATCTATTAATCGTAGAAGCTTAATACTTTTAGGTTGAAAGTAGATTGTGTCTCTGGCTTAATAATAATATTACCAAAAGAACCTTCTACTTCCGCTTCTGTATCCCAGTTTCCTTTGGTTAATTTAAACTGTGTTGGACTTTTGAGTTTTAATGTAATTGTTCTTTCGTAATCAGATAATTTTTTCATCTTAATTTTCTTAGGATTCCAATTCGCTAACTTATCCTGATTACCAGTAATGTAAAGCACATCTTTTTTATTTG encodes the following:
- a CDS encoding sulfatase family protein, with the protein product MKKILTCLAIAGLISCNKQTKVDQNTIEKPNIVIFYVDDLGYGDIGVNGLQGAATPEIDKLAEGGILFTDVHSPHATCTPSRYSMLTGEYAFRKNAQILPGDAPLLINPNKKTLPDMLKEQGYATAVVGKWHLGLGNGNVDWNQAVKPGPLEIGFDYSFLLPSTGDRVPSVYLENHHVVNLDKNDPITVSYKKNISDRPTGNDHPELLRQGADQQHGNTIINGISRIGYMKGGERALWTDEDFPEMLAGKASDFITKHKDEPFFLYFAFHDIHVPRLPSDRFKGKSEMGFRGDVILQMDYTTGLVMKTLKDLGIDKNTLVIFTSDNGAVLTDGYDDQAIELLGDHQPNGPFSGGKYSSYEGGTRVPMIAYWPNKIEAGQVNNATFSHIDFYASFADLLGVELPKNVAVDSKNMLRPLLGETDKGRDFMVEEGFSLAIRNGQWKYIQPIPKDRRIPNFMEKTKKIEGGLSRKPQLFNLDNDLQERINIASQHPEIVELLQHKLDSITSSSTTLSK
- a CDS encoding ligand-binding sensor domain-containing protein: MQESTNKEKSQNHIPNISRHKIDTIKTTFAPIRITRKIRKNKEGNLLITAFSDLLIFDGETFKEITIPTNIDSLDAFDSIIDKGDNLWIGSTHFGVFKIYKGGTSQYQQKDGLSGDRVIDLLEDKHGDIWVATNNGISIFKGQTITTLTTKDGLPNDDVNTLLEDKNGDIWIGSRGKTAIYNTDRKSFIEVTQHNGEAIENVWSIIETSEGDIWIGGKDGLFLSRNNSIEKVANDFINCIYEDNEGSIWTVTSSGKLSYLSKNSRLLNNYQPREVFDLKVMCFTINQDKNGNLLIGSLNGIYRFKDNKMAYLSRQ
- a CDS encoding helix-turn-helix domain-containing protein, producing the protein MKTLNFNTIADLHEYGGLPEPENPLFSASHTNTEQNQKESCEDKEDVEVSLTCDFYNISLKNIISGELVYGRTKYDCTNGTLLFTAPKQTLVFKNLVFSAEAYHISFHKDFIRGTALYNQIKEYSFFEYKVNEALHLSPKEEALLKTLFRNIELEYQNNQDEFSKEIILSQLETLLRYANRFYKRQFLNRKDNNNHIFSQFKAVLNVYFETNQFEENGIPTVHWLAKQMGVSHRYMSDAIKTETGKTAVDQINLYIIEEAKNLLLSPNISISETAYKLGFEYPQYFSRLFKKKTGLSPKAYIAQSTLN